The nucleotide sequence CACCTTACGATCGATTTATTGTGGAACAACTTGCGGGTGATCTGTTACCCGCAGCTGACAAAGCGGAGTTTGCCAGGAATGTGATTGCTACTGGTTTTCTGGCGATTGGTGTGAAACTGGTGGGAGAGGAAGAAGGCAGAAAGTTTTTTGCTGATATGGTAGATGAGCAGATCGATGTGACAACCAAAGTATTTCTGGCAACGACAGTCGCCTGCGCCCGATGTCACGATCATAAACTGGATCCCATTCCGCAAGCAGATTATTACGCCCTGGCTGGCATCTTTCGCAGCACCACCACACACTTTGGACTGCTGCATTCCCAGGCACGCCAAACAACGCCGCTGATTGATTTAAGTGGTATGGGATTACCTGTGCTTGGAAAAACGATTTCCCAGGACGAATTGCAGAAATTGAAAAAAGCCCGCGATGATGCTGCGACATTGGTAGATGATATTTATCGTAGACGCCGGGCTGGAGAACAAATTAACCAAAGCGTCTGGTTGCGTTCCCGAACGAATCGAGATCGCACCGACTTTGCTTATCAGGCTTATGACAGTAAAGGCAACCCCAAAGTATTAGTGATGGGCATCCAGGATCAGGAATTGCCTGTTGATACCTGGATTAATCCACGTGGGGAGGTGGATCAGCGTGGGGCGAAAGTCCGTCGTGGCGTGGTGCAGGTGCTTGCGAAATCAGGTGCCCATTATTTACCCAGCACCAATTCCAGTGGGCGGTTGGAACTGGCGAAATGGATTGCCAGCCCCAATAATCCGATCACTGCCCGGGTGATGGTCAATCGTATCTGGCACCACGTGTTTGGACATGGCCTTGTTCGCAGCACCGACGACTTTGGCGTGTCTGGCTTGCCGCCCACGCATCCAGAGTTGCTGGATTACCTGGCACTACGCTTCATTGAAAATAAATGGTCTGTGAAAGCGATGATTCGGGAGATGGTTCTATCCCACACCTGGCAGCTTGCTGCTTCTGATCTCAAAGAAAATTCAGCGATTGACCCAGACAATCAGTACTACTGTCGGATGAGCCGCAAACGGCTGACTGCAGAATCGATTCGTGATGCAATGCTGGTGGTATCCGGGAACCTGAAGCGGGAACGCCCACTTGGCAATTTCCTTTCCGGTGTTGGGGAAGGTACGATTGGTCGATCAGTCATGGAACCGGAGATACGCAAGATTGATCCGGATTATCGTTCGGTTTATTTACCACGTGTACGTAACGTACTGCCGGAGATGCTGGAATTATTCGATGCCCCGGATGCCAGTCTGGTAGCTGGTGTGCGAGATACTACAACCAGCCCGTTACAAGGGCTTTATCTGATGAACAGTCCTTTCGTATCGCGGCAGGTGGAAGCAACTGCTGCTAGGATTCTCAAAAAATCTACGGCTGATACTGACCTGGTGAAGGCAATCCATTTACATGTGTATGGCATTCCACCCACAGACAAGCAGCGAGATATTGCGAATCAGTTTTTTGATCAGATAAAAAAGCAACTGGCTCCCACCCAGGCGAAAAGTTACGAGATCGAAAAGATTGTGGTGCAAAC is from Zavarzinella sp. and encodes:
- a CDS encoding PSD1 and planctomycete cytochrome C domain-containing protein, with amino-acid sequence MKLRMLWLTAIVWSSANTTSHAQSNNIAFFEAKIRPMLAKYCYSCHSETANKKKGGLAVDTQAALLKGGESGPAIVPKSAEKSLLFQAITYHNKEMQMPPDGKLSDMVIADVRKWIEMGAPDPRGRTGTIPIQKSIDLVKGRQYWAYQPPMKQTLPKVNNGAWPRTDIDYFTLAKMEENHLKPVGDAANVTLVRRLYFTIIGLPPLQEDLATWVSKLDSTASLPAKQKVLGELVDSLLALPHYGEHWGRHWLDVARYGDSTGGDDNNVHPHAWRYRDYVIDAFNADTPYDRFIVEQLAGDLLPAADKAEFARNVIATGFLAIGVKLVGEEEGRKFFADMVDEQIDVTTKVFLATTVACARCHDHKLDPIPQADYYALAGIFRSTTTHFGLLHSQARQTTPLIDLSGMGLPVLGKTISQDELQKLKKARDDAATLVDDIYRRRRAGEQINQSVWLRSRTNRDRTDFAYQAYDSKGNPKVLVMGIQDQELPVDTWINPRGEVDQRGAKVRRGVVQVLAKSGAHYLPSTNSSGRLELAKWIASPNNPITARVMVNRIWHHVFGHGLVRSTDDFGVSGLPPTHPELLDYLALRFIENKWSVKAMIREMVLSHTWQLAASDLKENSAIDPDNQYYCRMSRKRLTAESIRDAMLVVSGNLKRERPLGNFLSGVGEGTIGRSVMEPEIRKIDPDYRSVYLPRVRNVLPEMLELFDAPDASLVAGVRDTTTSPLQGLYLMNSPFVSRQVEATAARILKKSTADTDLVKAIHLHVYGIPPTDKQRDIANQFFDQIKKQLAPTQAKSYEIEKIVVQTYCHALICSAEFRILD